One Candidatus Flexicrinis proximus DNA window includes the following coding sequences:
- a CDS encoding ABC transporter substrate-binding protein, which produces MARLGVVLLSALMLFGFGSTAQEAELTHLPIFASFVPNVQFAPLYVAIEEGLFAEAGFEVEIIHGDENVGVLQVAQGELPFGLISGEQVILARANGIPVRFIYAWFQKYPQAVVAPDTVTIETPEDLAGLRIGLPGPFGANYTALTALLSLAGLTESDVQMESIGYVAPDILCAGGVDAAVVYSNNEPLEIQRRINAGECGDITGINILQVADFANMASNGIVANEDTLANRPAAAWAVTLAFDGGSYRTITNPARAYLHSLNFVENLPQSPELIAALELASDEFNALLETLPSPEAIAEKRLAVRAELGELFDAAELAQFDVLLATLELWGHPERGSINEEAWVTTRDVMAQMGSIPADFDVSDAFTLEFIPMGIDYEGQPAN; this is translated from the coding sequence ATGGCCCGACTAGGGGTAGTTCTACTATCGGCACTTATGCTCTTCGGGTTTGGTTCGACGGCTCAAGAGGCCGAACTAACACACCTCCCCATTTTCGCCTCGTTTGTCCCTAACGTACAGTTTGCTCCTCTGTATGTGGCTATCGAAGAGGGACTATTTGCTGAGGCCGGATTTGAGGTAGAGATAATCCACGGGGACGAAAACGTTGGAGTGCTGCAGGTCGCGCAGGGCGAACTCCCATTTGGACTGATTAGTGGTGAGCAGGTTATCCTGGCGCGTGCCAATGGCATACCCGTCAGGTTCATCTATGCGTGGTTCCAGAAATATCCGCAGGCGGTGGTCGCGCCCGATACTGTAACGATTGAAACGCCGGAAGACCTCGCGGGCTTACGCATCGGGCTGCCTGGACCGTTCGGGGCAAATTACACAGCATTGACAGCGCTCCTCAGCCTGGCTGGCCTCACTGAAAGTGACGTTCAGATGGAGTCCATCGGCTATGTCGCGCCGGACATTCTTTGCGCGGGTGGCGTGGATGCCGCAGTCGTTTACAGCAACAACGAACCTCTGGAAATCCAGCGCCGGATCAATGCCGGAGAGTGCGGGGATATTACGGGCATCAATATCCTGCAAGTGGCTGACTTTGCCAACATGGCTTCGAACGGGATCGTCGCCAACGAGGATACCCTTGCGAACCGCCCTGCTGCGGCCTGGGCAGTCACGCTGGCCTTCGATGGCGGATCATACCGGACGATTACAAACCCAGCGCGGGCCTACCTGCACAGCCTGAACTTCGTGGAGAATCTGCCGCAGTCGCCTGAGCTGATCGCGGCACTTGAATTGGCCTCGGACGAGTTCAATGCGCTATTGGAGACGCTGCCCTCGCCGGAGGCAATTGCGGAGAAACGCTTAGCCGTCCGCGCTGAATTGGGTGAGCTGTTCGACGCCGCCGAACTTGCACAGTTCGATGTGCTGCTGGCAACACTCGAACTGTGGGGACATCCAGAGCGCGGCTCCATCAACGAAGAGGCGTGGGTGACCACGCGCGATGTCATGGCGCAGATGGGCAGCATACCGGCCGATTTTGATGTCAGCGACGCATTTACGCTCGAGTTCATCCCTATGGGTATTGATTACGAGGGCCAACCGGCCAACTAA
- a CDS encoding ABC transporter ATP-binding protein, whose amino-acid sequence MLSIRNLSVTFQTPEGEPLPALGPVSIQMTPGEFVCLVGPSGCGKSTMIKVIAGLQPATSGGVFLNDVPIVKPSPKIGLMFQDATLMPWRTVRDNIGLPLELAGVERIQRDNIVDGMLDMLGLTEFASTYPVGLSGGMAQRVALGRVLSQRPDVLLLDEPFGALDALTREQVSFDLLRAWRRDHQTILMVTHDITEAVVMADRVLVMGRRPGQIIEDITVSMRRPRHPEDAFSTDFGEIARSVRAAINRA is encoded by the coding sequence ATGCTTAGTATCCGCAACCTCAGCGTCACATTTCAGACGCCGGAGGGCGAACCGCTCCCAGCGCTTGGGCCTGTCTCGATTCAGATGACACCCGGCGAATTCGTGTGCCTTGTGGGGCCAAGTGGCTGTGGCAAGAGCACCATGATCAAGGTGATCGCCGGGCTGCAGCCCGCCACGAGTGGGGGCGTATTCCTGAACGACGTTCCGATCGTGAAGCCGTCGCCCAAGATCGGGTTGATGTTTCAGGATGCGACACTGATGCCGTGGCGGACCGTACGGGACAACATCGGCCTTCCGCTTGAACTGGCCGGCGTCGAGCGGATACAGCGCGACAACATCGTGGACGGGATGCTCGACATGCTCGGGCTGACGGAGTTCGCCAGCACATATCCTGTCGGCTTATCGGGTGGGATGGCGCAGCGGGTGGCGCTTGGGCGCGTCCTGAGCCAGCGACCGGATGTGCTGCTTCTCGATGAGCCGTTCGGCGCTCTCGATGCGCTGACACGTGAACAGGTGAGTTTTGACCTGCTCCGGGCGTGGCGGCGCGACCATCAGACGATATTGATGGTCACGCACGACATCACTGAAGCCGTGGTGATGGCAGATAGGGTCCTGGTGATGGGCCGGCGTCCCGGTCAGATCATCGAGGACATCACAGTGTCCATGCGCCGGCCGCGCCACCCTGAAGATGCGTTCTCAACCGATTTCGGTGAAATCGCGCGCTCCGTCCGCGCAGCGATCAATCGCGCATGA
- a CDS encoding GNAT family N-acetyltransferase — MNALDFSALRAGPITLHRISEQNAEAVRDALSPYPDGDYMADALADSYLPRYDDEGRQVRYGFYTTYDGELAGMSLLGIADWQRLRGFTGADTFAHMRGRGIAPGSKPHLFYLGFALLGLYRIETGCLVSNAASKRSLDKTPGLVFEGTLRGWFRWTDGHFEDEHRYSIVRPDWETHYDPADIEIIQPD; from the coding sequence ATGAACGCGCTGGACTTTAGCGCCTTACGCGCCGGGCCAATCACGCTGCATCGAATTAGCGAGCAGAATGCAGAAGCCGTACGTGACGCGCTGTCTCCCTACCCCGACGGGGACTATATGGCCGATGCGCTGGCCGACAGTTACCTGCCCCGCTACGACGACGAAGGGCGTCAAGTCCGTTACGGCTTCTACACGACATACGATGGCGAATTGGCCGGGATGAGTCTGCTCGGAATCGCGGACTGGCAACGATTGCGCGGCTTTACCGGCGCGGACACGTTCGCCCACATGCGCGGTCGCGGAATCGCGCCTGGCAGCAAACCACACCTGTTCTATCTTGGCTTCGCGCTCTTGGGGCTCTACCGGATCGAGACAGGTTGTCTCGTTTCGAACGCAGCGTCTAAACGCTCGTTGGACAAGACACCAGGTCTGGTCTTCGAAGGCACACTGCGCGGCTGGTTCCGCTGGACTGACGGACACTTTGAGGATGAGCACCGCTATTCCATCGTGCGCCCGGATTGGGAGACACATTACGATCCGGCCGATATCGAGATTATTCAGCCAGACTAA
- a CDS encoding aminoglycoside phosphotransferase family protein — protein sequence MQQFIDTILSEHGLRPARSISRPANGRNNPIYIIDDTFVVRFDGLTDSTGPEYSTRFQAEQWVCDRLESAGLPVPRILVVDNSTRIAPPYMLMSKLPGQSVINSEDLTQAQRLDIAFELGQFLARMHNVTRFDHFGKWHQLNDGTYQTRFSQWPIGFFTQYATWSEQLGGAADAGIIRDLRQLIVGTQPYFDAVTHGVIAHRDCHFENVIQYDGKLTGVLDFEWWMSADPATDFAVEHQWDFVGAGCRDAVYAGYTTLRELSWGHREKVRVYRLLRDFDDVVTLFAQGEVKKSQLAQAKVRAGLDHA from the coding sequence ATGCAGCAATTCATTGACACAATTCTCTCGGAACATGGCCTGCGGCCTGCACGAAGCATATCTCGGCCTGCAAATGGACGGAATAACCCGATCTATATCATCGATGACACCTTCGTGGTCCGCTTCGACGGCCTTACGGACAGCACGGGGCCCGAATATTCCACGCGTTTCCAGGCCGAACAGTGGGTCTGTGATCGGCTGGAATCCGCAGGGCTTCCTGTTCCACGGATACTTGTGGTCGATAACTCAACCCGGATCGCGCCTCCGTATATGCTGATGTCGAAGCTACCCGGCCAGTCGGTCATCAACTCAGAAGATCTGACTCAGGCTCAGCGTCTGGACATCGCGTTCGAATTAGGCCAGTTCCTGGCGCGAATGCACAACGTGACCCGTTTTGATCACTTTGGCAAATGGCATCAGCTCAATGATGGCACTTACCAGACTCGTTTCTCGCAGTGGCCCATTGGATTTTTTACGCAATATGCAACCTGGTCGGAACAACTCGGCGGAGCGGCGGACGCGGGCATCATTCGCGATCTGCGCCAGCTCATTGTCGGGACGCAGCCTTATTTCGATGCGGTGACTCACGGTGTAATTGCCCATCGTGACTGCCACTTTGAGAACGTAATTCAGTACGATGGGAAACTGACCGGTGTCCTCGACTTCGAGTGGTGGATGTCGGCAGACCCTGCCACCGACTTCGCGGTTGAGCACCAATGGGATTTTGTTGGCGCCGGTTGTCGTGACGCAGTCTATGCCGGATATACCACGCTCCGCGAGCTGAGCTGGGGACACCGCGAAAAGGTTCGTGTGTACCGCTTACTGCGGGACTTCGATGACGTTGTCACACTGTTTGCCCAGGGTGAGGTGAAAAAATCCCAGCTTGCCCAGGCAAAAGTGCGCGCTGGCTTGGATCATGCCTGA